A window from Malania oleifera isolate guangnan ecotype guangnan chromosome 7, ASM2987363v1, whole genome shotgun sequence encodes these proteins:
- the LOC131160943 gene encoding uncharacterized protein LOC131160943 encodes MVEPESSTHFASMANADESSRNPFDDSSSVYYLHPLNNPGALLVSEILTGANYVAWSRSISIALTVKNKIAFIDGTLPQSNSGDSRIQIAWLRANNLVLSWLMNSIAKEICGSLLYFTVTCDVWEELKTSQLLLQSPLPSMSKVFSLLLQEESQRSLSNVVGFSMDSHAMIVAQTQK; translated from the exons ATGGTGGAACCTGAATCTTCTACGCATTTTGCTTCTATGGCAAATGCCGATGAATCTTCAAGAAATCCATTCGATGATTCTTCAAGTGTATATTACTTGCATCCATTGAATAACCCTGGAGCTCTTCTAGTCTCTGAAATCTTGACTGGTGCAAATTATGTTGCGTGGAGTAGATCTATCTCCATTGCTCTTACAGTTAAGAATAAAATTGCATTTATAGATGGTACTCTGCCTCAATCAAATTCTGGTGATTCTCGGATTCAAATTGCCTGGCTAAGAGCAAATAATCTCGTTTTATCTtggctaatgaattcaatagcaaaagaaatttgtgGAAGTCTATTGTACTTCACAGTTACGTGTGATGTTTGGGAAGAACTCAAAACAAG TCAATTACTTCTCCAATCACCTTTGCCTTCTATGAGCAAAGTTTTTTCTTTGCTATTACAAGAAGAAAGTCAAAGATCATTGTCTAATGTTGTTGGTTTTTCTATGGATTCTCATGCTATGATTGTTGCACAAACACAGAA ATAA